In the Candidatus Zixiibacteriota bacterium genome, ACTTCCCTCTAACACTCTTTCTTTGCAACTTCTCATCTGAGCCTCCTGCTCTTTAAGGTTTAAGCGTTTGTTTGCATTCACTAAATTTAAACCCATAAGAACAGAGGCTCAATTACTTAATAACATAGTTACTTAGGCCGCATTCCCATGCGGGCGTGACCCTGCGGCCTTTCCCGCTCCGTCACCGCCATTTCAAGCGGTAGTGCGGCCCCCCCCCCGAAGTCGTGCGGTTCCGCCATCTTCCTGCGTCACCAGACACAAAAATCTGGATGCTTGATCAAGTCCAGCATGACAATGACACGGCAATGATTCCAGAAAAGCATGTCAGCCGGAAAATGCCTCTGCAAATGTCATTCTGTCGAAAGCCAGAATCCAGTCTGGTAGAGTGACGGGTCCAATCCCTTGCGGTTTCGACACTTATTGTTAACCATCTCCCATTTCCTCATCAAAATCCACATCGAACCGATGGTGATTTCCACCTCACCCCCCTTATGTAGAAGGAGTGTTTATCTATATGTCAGGTAGCGTTAAGCAGCTTATCGCCAATTGTGCCAATGCCTTAAAAACAACCGGCCCCAAAACCGGCCAGGGCATAGCCGCCTCCTCCAACTGGGCCACTTTGCCAATTCGCCGCCTGACTAAAAATGACATCTTTAAAAACGGGGAAACGAACCCATTTTGCCGACCCTCTCCCGCCTGCCCAACCCATTCTCCGGCAACAAATAAAAAGAAAGTGATTATGATTTTAAGAGCGACAAATTTTTGAAATACGAACCCATTTTGCCGGGGTGCCGGGTGCCCCATAGACCTGGGGCACCCAAATATGAGGCTTTTATGCTTCTTTGGCTTCTTTCGGCGCAAACCCCAGATTCTCACGCACGGCCACCGTTATCCGCTGGGCGATATCGGGGTTTTCCTCGATAAAATGCTCGACCGCTTCACGACCCTGTCCCAAACGGTCACTGCCGTAACTGTACCAAGCCCCCGATTTCTCAACAATATCATGATTGGTGGCCAAATCCAAAAGCTCGCCCGATTGCGAAATCCTCTTGCCGTAGGCAATATCAAATTCGGTCTCGCGGAATGGCGGGGCTGGACGAATTTCGCGTCGTGGTCTATGAATGCCCGGCATTCATCTGTGGCGAAATCAGCGGTGATGCGATGCTAAATATTTTGGATGTCCCTTCTTTAATCGTTTATCTTTACAAGCAAGGTTCCCCTCCCTATTCAATGGAGGCGGCTGACGTTAATCACGATACAAAACGTGTTGATTATAATAGCTTGTGAATTCTTTCGCAAGTGCCGGACATGGCAATAATGATCTCTAAGAGGACTGGTCGGTTCGCAGAAATAAGAAAGGCCGGCGTCAGACGCCGGCCTCATAATATTCGCCAATCTTATGGTTTCAAAATGATATAAAACGGCTTTGAACCTGAATGCTGCTGATTAGAGTAATCAAGTGTATAATTATTGGCCCCCGCAATCGTAACCTGAACCGAATCCAGACCCGCCAGATTGACATCATCATTATGAGTAGTATTCAGCGCCCGGGAGAAAACGACGACCCATTGATACGGCGCAGTGGTACTATCGTGCTTGCCGATCGCCCGGACATCCCACCAGCTTTTATCGGTACGATCCGGGGACTTGTAAATGGTCGAATCAATCACATAACCGGGCATTTTATATCCTGTCGGCCAGGGGATATAAGGTTGCGTTCTGCGCAAAGGAACAGCATCTTCAAGAAAAAGGAATGGACCTTCAAAGTCAGTTGTGTCAGGGTGCATCTTCAAAGGGGCAAGGGGGTCGTTAGGATCCCAATTCCTATTGTAAACGTACAAATGCGTACCGGTAAGATAAGTATCGGTATCACTGGAGGAGAAAGTCCACCATTCATCTTCGGCCATTTTGCCGGGGAACGTTCTGGTGGAACTCCATTTCCAGGCATCGGCATTTCCACCACCGGTAGTTTTCATGACCGGAGTATGGCACATGGTGGCACAATCGGCCTTCTCGGTGCCGTTATTGCCGGCATCAAAGAGGATAAAGAACCGATCCTCACCCTCGTAAATGTTATGCTCCCAGTCTATAACGACGGCAGTATCTGATTTTCTCATATGGTTGCCCCAGAGATTGGGACTGCCGTCTTTCCATCTGGCCTTGATAAAGAGATTACCATCCTTCCTGATGGCTTTCATATTCACATTAATTATGCCCAGTTTGGCATCATAACCGTACAGAGTCGGTGAGCCGCCGATTTCAATGTTGACCGAATCGACGGAATTCCAGACGGGATCATCGGCATTGTTCATATCCGGTGCGGCAACGGTCGAATCTGCCACCAGCCGGGGCGGTTTGACCGGCGGGGGTACAGGACCATTACCGTTATCGCCGCCGCAGCCGGCCAGATAAGCTGTCATGATCAAAATTATGGGGATTAGAAGTTTTCTCATTTTTCCTCCAGGTTTACGGAAGTCTTTGTTTAAATTTAATCTATTGGAGAGATAATGTCAATGGATTATTTGGGTACTGGCGGTGACATAGCAATTATCAGAGTTTCTTAAGAACCACCATCGTCAGGTCATCAAAAATATGCGATCCGGAGGCAAAGTCCTTCACTTCCTGATGAATACTCTGCAGGATTCGATTGGCAGATAGGTTGCGATACTTCTTTAAAGTCCCGATAACCCTTTCCGTTCCGAACTGCTCTCCCCTTTCATTGTAAGCTTCGGTGACACCATCGGTATAAAATAGTATCATATCGCCGGATTGGAGGAAAATCGGGCGTTCTTCATAAGTCGTATCGGGAACTATCCCGAGAGCCATCCCCCCCTCTTTGAGGAATTCAATCCGACCGTCACGACGCAGCATAATCGGTTGGTTGTGTCCACAATTGGCAAAAGTGAAGATGTCATTTTTGGAATCAAGGACACCATAAACGGCGGTGACATAATTCTCGCGTTCCACCGATTCATAAATAAGCGAATTGACTTTCTTGCAGATCATTCGGATAGCATAGTTGTTTCTTATTTCCGCAATCAGCGAGGCGCGGAAAGCGGCCATTATAAGGGAGGCCGGAATTCCTTTGCCGGCCACATCGGCAATGGAGATGCCGGTCTGATAATCGATGATCTTAATGAAATCGAAATAATCGCCGCCCACCTCACCGGATGGGACATTGACTCCCGAAATATCATAACCCGGAAGCGAGGGGTCCTCTTTGGGCAGGAAAGTCAACTGAATTTCGCGGGCAATAGCCAGCTGCTCTTCAAGGCGTTTGTTCTCCAGCATTTTTTTGTGCAGGATGGCCCTTTCGATGGAGATGGCGGCATGGCTGGCATAAGCCCTAATCAATTCCAGACTTTTCCGGTCAAAGGCGGAAAGAGTGTTCGCCTCGAGATTCAGCACGCCGATCACGCGATGGTCGATTTTTATCGGAACAACGATCTCGGACATGGTCTGCGGGCGGGCCTTAACATAGCGATTATCTTTGGTGATATCCGGAACAATCACCGCCTCGCCTGTGCGCGCCACCCAGCCGACCAAACCCTGCCCTATTTTCAGCCGGATATATTCCTGATTGGCCTCCTCATACCCCTCGGAATAGACCGTACTTACCTCACCTTTCTCTTCTTCTATGAGAAAAGCGGCGCCGCCGTCAAATCCGACCACAACTTGCAGGGATCCCAAGATCATCTTGAGGACTTCATCTATATTCAGGGTGCTGGAAAGTTTTTTGCCGACTTCATAGAGCAATTGCCGTTCGGTAGCCTCCTGTTTCGCCTCACGATACAGGCGGGCATTGTCGATAGCGACCGCTATCTGATTGGCCAGCCCGACCAGAGTATCAAGATCGGCTTCATCAAAATCCCCTTTCAGTTTATTTATGGCTTCGATCACGCCGATCATCTGTCCGCGGCCGATCAACGGGATGGCCAGAACCGATCGAAACTTAATTTCTCCAATTTCTTCGGCGGGGCGATAGAACCGAGAATCAGAGACGACATCATTGGCGATGACCGGCTCCTGATGCTCGGCCACCCAGCCGATAATTCCCTGTCCCCGCGGCATGGCCAGATATTTCACCGAATAATCGCGGCCGTCAAAAAAGCGGGCCTTAAGCAATTCATCATTCTGAGCCAGCCGATAAACCAGTGCCGCCTCGGCGTTGGTCGCCTCAACGGTCAGCTGCAACACCAGTTTCATCAATTCCTCATATTCGAGGGTGGAATTGAGCATCCGGGCGGCATGCAAAAAGAGCTTCTCTATTCGGGTCTGAGTCGGCATAAGAGATTCCTTGTCAAATGGCATAAATTATCGAATGGAAGGCAAAAGTCAAGGGCGGCTTTCTCTAAAAGGAATCAACAGATTCCCCGGCCAAATGTCAATATATAGTAGTTTTGTAAGAATGATAACTTCCTCCGGAATATTACAAAATGAGGAATCCCTGATCATATTGATGCTAAGCATCATGGCTGCCGGGTCTGCTGCACAGGATCTCCGGGACAAGGAAAAACCACCGGAGGCAAAGCACTTTATCCGGGGCGACTACAGCCAGAGATTGCGATCAAGAGAGCGATAATGAATCGCCTCGGCGATGTGGGTCGGGTCGATATGGTCGGCATTTTCCAGATCGGCTATGGTGCGGGCAACTTTCAATATTCTATCGTAGGCACGCGCGGATAGCCCCTGTTTGGTAATAGCCAGATTCAACAGCGATTTCGATTTTTCATCGATGGGGCAATAGTTGCGAATGTCTTTCGACTGCATGTGGGCGTTGCAGAAAATTATCTTTTCCCCTTTGAACCGCTCCAATTGGCTCCGGCGGGCGCGATTGACGCGGGCCCGGATAACCTCTGATTTTTCGCCGCAAGCCTCTGAAGAGAGTTCTTTGAATTTGACGGATGGGACGGTGATATGAATATCAATGCGGTCCAGAAGCGGGCCGGAAATCCGCGACATATATTTCTGGATACTGCCGGTAGTGCAGTTACATTCATGATTATTATCGCCGAAATAGCCGCAGGGACACGGATTCATAGCGGCGGCCAGCATGAAACTGGCCGGATAGGTGAGTGAAGTAGCGGCGCGAGACAGAGTGACCTGCCCATCCTCCATGGGCTGACGCAGGACTTCCAGGGCATCCTTATGAAACTCGGCAATCTCATCGAGAAAGAGCACACCATGATGAGCCAGCGAGACCTCGCCCGGTTTGGGAATTCGGCCGCCGCCGATCAGCCCCGCATCCGAGACCGTATGGTGCGGCGAACGGAACGGACGCGTGGCGACAAGAGCCATATTGCCCGGCAGAAGCCCGGCTACGGAATGAATCTTGGTCGTCTCCAGCGCTTCCTCTATGGTCATATCAGGCATAATAGTCGGCAGGCGCCGGGCGAGCATGGTTTTTCCGGAACCGGGCGGGCCGATCATAATGATATTATGCCCGCCGGCCGCGGCCACCTCGAGCGCCCGCTTGGCCGATTCCTGCCCTTTGACGTCACAAAAATCGACATCATATTTCCGCGCCAGGGAGAATACTGAGCTGATATCTATCTCGAACTGCTTGATGGTACTGTTGTCCTCCAGAAACTGCACTGCATCGCGGAGCGATCCGACCGGATAGACCGGCAGTCCCTGTGCCATGGCTGCTTCCGAGGCATTCTCCGGGGGGACCAGAATCCCTTTAACACCATTGTTGTTTCGAATATGCATAGCCATCGGCAGGACACCGGGGACAGGCCGGACCGCGCCATCCAATGACAATTCCCCCAGGAGGACAAAATCATCAAAACTATCCCGCATAATCTGCCCGGTGGCGGCCAGAATGCCGATGGCGATGGGAAGGTCAAAAGCAGAACCCTCTTTGCGAATATCGGCCGGGGCCAGATTGATAGTGACTTTCTTGGCTGGAAAAATGAAATCGGAATTTTTGATGGCGGCGGTGACCCGCTCTTTCGATTCCCGCACAGCCCCGTCGGGAAGACCGACCGTTACAAATAAAGGAAGCTGTTGCTGGATATCCGCCTCCACTTCCACCGTGTAGGCATTAACGCCCAACGTGGCCGAAGAATATACTTTTGCAAGCATAGCTTCCCCATTCAAAAGGCAATCGACAGGCTGGTCACCGCCGCCAAATTCTGCAGTGACTCTCGCCGTTCCGGTAATATTATAGGAAATGTCTATGACAGAATCTGTCAGTAGGAAGTAAAATAATAATCGAAGATTATCAGGGAATCCCGGCCGTAGAAGAATTTTCCGCTGGCATCGCAAAACCTTCGCGCCTGATCCAGCAGCGTGTCGAGGCGCATACGAAATGTATCCGGTGCAATAAAATAAAACATCATCGTATCAACTTTAAGCACTTCATCCGGGCTCTGCCAATGCTGA is a window encoding:
- a CDS encoding ethylbenzene dehydrogenase-related protein — encoded protein: MRKLLIPIILIMTAYLAGCGGDNGNGPVPPPVKPPRLVADSTVAAPDMNNADDPVWNSVDSVNIEIGGSPTLYGYDAKLGIINVNMKAIRKDGNLFIKARWKDGSPNLWGNHMRKSDTAVVIDWEHNIYEGEDRFFILFDAGNNGTEKADCATMCHTPVMKTTGGGNADAWKWSSTRTFPGKMAEDEWWTFSSSDTDTYLTGTHLYVYNRNWDPNDPLAPLKMHPDTTDFEGPFLFLEDAVPLRRTQPYIPWPTGYKMPGYVIDSTIYKSPDRTDKSWWDVRAIGKHDSTTAPYQWVVVFSRALNTTHNDDVNLAGLDSVQVTIAGANNYTLDYSNQQHSGSKPFYIILKP
- a CDS encoding SpoIIE family protein phosphatase, whose product is MPTQTRIEKLFLHAARMLNSTLEYEELMKLVLQLTVEATNAEAALVYRLAQNDELLKARFFDGRDYSVKYLAMPRGQGIIGWVAEHQEPVIANDVVSDSRFYRPAEEIGEIKFRSVLAIPLIGRGQMIGVIEAINKLKGDFDEADLDTLVGLANQIAVAIDNARLYREAKQEATERQLLYEVGKKLSSTLNIDEVLKMILGSLQVVVGFDGGAAFLIEEEKGEVSTVYSEGYEEANQEYIRLKIGQGLVGWVARTGEAVIVPDITKDNRYVKARPQTMSEIVVPIKIDHRVIGVLNLEANTLSAFDRKSLELIRAYASHAAISIERAILHKKMLENKRLEEQLAIAREIQLTFLPKEDPSLPGYDISGVNVPSGEVGGDYFDFIKIIDYQTGISIADVAGKGIPASLIMAAFRASLIAEIRNNYAIRMICKKVNSLIYESVERENYVTAVYGVLDSKNDIFTFANCGHNQPIMLRRDGRIEFLKEGGMALGIVPDTTYEERPIFLQSGDMILFYTDGVTEAYNERGEQFGTERVIGTLKKYRNLSANRILQSIHQEVKDFASGSHIFDDLTMVVLKKL
- a CDS encoding YifB family Mg chelatase-like AAA ATPase; this translates as MLAKVYSSATLGVNAYTVEVEADIQQQLPLFVTVGLPDGAVRESKERVTAAIKNSDFIFPAKKVTINLAPADIRKEGSAFDLPIAIGILAATGQIMRDSFDDFVLLGELSLDGAVRPVPGVLPMAMHIRNNNGVKGILVPPENASEAAMAQGLPVYPVGSLRDAVQFLEDNSTIKQFEIDISSVFSLARKYDVDFCDVKGQESAKRALEVAAAGGHNIIMIGPPGSGKTMLARRLPTIMPDMTIEEALETTKIHSVAGLLPGNMALVATRPFRSPHHTVSDAGLIGGGRIPKPGEVSLAHHGVLFLDEIAEFHKDALEVLRQPMEDGQVTLSRAATSLTYPASFMLAAAMNPCPCGYFGDNNHECNCTTGSIQKYMSRISGPLLDRIDIHITVPSVKFKELSSEACGEKSEVIRARVNRARRSQLERFKGEKIIFCNAHMQSKDIRNYCPIDEKSKSLLNLAITKQGLSARAYDRILKVARTIADLENADHIDPTHIAEAIHYRSLDRNLWL